From Bombus huntii isolate Logan2020A chromosome 4, iyBomHunt1.1, whole genome shotgun sequence, one genomic window encodes:
- the LOC126864948 gene encoding uncharacterized protein LOC126864948 translates to MDKNIKQKQNYNGYAEKNRKDKEYKTDNQIQKIKESESNYRLKSNNSNQRTHSRSRSPCKNSKQWISSNAFINFVQDFRQVIKHIKNLFLLINKKKLHLQNLTGVRSTKIFQIAGERWKKMPFEEKQPYIKAAMNIKNKKQNQQKIENINNVVNTNTEQPKNEDTQKQEKTGKRERKKKEPKKSIKSKSNTESDNESISSGTTATNTSEDMSDMSS, encoded by the exons atggataaaaatataaaacagaagCAAAATTATAATGGATATGCTGAAAAGAATCGCAAAGACAAAGAGTATAAAACAGATAACCAGattcaaaaaataaaagaatctGAATCAAATTATAGACTGAAGTCAAATAA tTCAAATCAAAGAACCCATTCTCGTTCTCGCTCACCATGTAAGAATTCTAAACAATGGATAAGTTCAAATGCTTTCATAAATTTTGTTCAGGACTTCAGACAAGTAATTAAGCATATAAAAAATCTATTTTTGcttatcaataaaaaaaaattacatttacagAATCTTACTGGTGTCAGAAGTACAAAAATATTCCAGATAGCTGGTGAAAGATGGAAAAAAATGCCTTTTGAAGAAAAACAACCATATATAAAGGCAGctatgaatattaaaaataaaaagcaaaatCAACAAAAGATTGAAAACATAAATAATGTCGTTAATACAAATACAGAACAACCAAAGAATGAAGATACacaaaaacaagaaaaaactggcaagagagaaagaaagaaaaag GAACCAAAAAAATCTATTAAGAGTAAAAGTAATACTGAATCAGATAATGAATCGATCTCTTCTGGTACAACAGCCACAAATACAAGTGAAGATATGTCGGATATGAGTTCATAA